A genome region from Streptomyces sp. S4.7 includes the following:
- a CDS encoding GNAT family N-acetyltransferase: MPSVPSYPGNDRHIPDVRVEPIDLAARVDEALAVQALAFGLSEAEIGVRRQIVLRHLLAPGARAYGALTAEGRLTGFVYGMPNDRSHWWSTVVEPYLRAEGRDGWLDDSFVITELHVHPAFQGHGIGRTLITTITDIARQPRSILSAIDTESPARGLYRILGYQDLARQVLFPSAAKPYAVMGARLPLRRR; encoded by the coding sequence ATGCCGAGCGTGCCGAGCTACCCCGGGAACGACCGCCACATTCCCGACGTGCGCGTAGAGCCGATCGACCTCGCGGCGCGCGTGGACGAGGCGCTGGCCGTACAGGCACTCGCCTTCGGGCTGAGCGAGGCCGAGATCGGCGTACGCCGCCAGATCGTGCTGCGGCATCTCCTCGCGCCCGGTGCCCGCGCGTACGGGGCGCTCACGGCGGAGGGCCGGCTCACCGGCTTCGTCTACGGCATGCCGAACGACCGCTCCCACTGGTGGTCCACGGTCGTTGAGCCGTACCTGCGCGCCGAAGGCCGAGACGGCTGGCTCGACGACTCCTTCGTCATCACCGAACTGCACGTCCACCCCGCGTTCCAGGGCCACGGCATCGGACGCACCCTCATCACCACCATCACCGACATCGCGCGGCAGCCCCGCTCGATACTGTCCGCGATCGACACCGAGAGCCCCGCCCGCGGCCTGTACCGCATCCTCGGCTACCAGGACCTGGCGCGCCAGGTCCTCTTCCCCAGCGCGGCCAAGCCGTACGCCGTGATGGGCGCCCGGCTCCCGCTGCGGCGGCGCTGA